In Vicia villosa cultivar HV-30 ecotype Madison, WI linkage group LG7, Vvil1.0, whole genome shotgun sequence, the DNA window atatcattaataattatataaggaaGAAAAATATTGGATAATCCACTACCCAACCTAATCGAACCCACAAATTTGTGGTTTTACCCAAATCAACCCAATGATATTGTGGGTGGTTATTTTACCTCACCCAAACCAACGTACCATGTACGGGTTGAGTTATGGTTTTGGCTAAATTCAACCCAAACTGACCCATGTTCACCCTtaggtaaacaagcgctagttttcCAAGACAACGAAATTTTGATtacttacaggatcgactagattgatcctaagaCATGTGTTTAGTTTGATGATTTATGTCTTTCTAATGTTCATCTTCtcgatttttattgtttttgtaagTGATGGTAACGTTAAACGAAGTAAAAATAGGAAAGtaaaaggaattaaaagaaatttGGTAAAGATAAATTGACAATTGAATAACATTTGGTGAATCATACGTATATTCTCAAAAACTCGTTTCTCGGTAAATGTTCGTACTTTGAGTGATATTGAGTGTTTGGTCAGAATTGAACACACTAAATTCTAATACTAAGATTTAATTTATACTAAATCGAAAATAACTACTATCGAAGGTCTTGTCTCCAGAAGTCGACACGTTTCGCTCTGCATGTCTTCTAATTGTCTCCAGATTACACATGTCTCTTCTTTGAAACTAGATAAGGACGAAAAACCAGTATCtcttatttaaatttcaaattaacttCGTCGAGAGCAACCTCATTATTTCCTCATCAAATCATGATttaaacttagaaaatatttctaagttccAGCCTATAACTTCCTCTTACACAAGGACGACTTCAACTGACATTTCTTCACAAAACTCCTCTTGTCGAAATTTCACAATCTCTTCAAAGATATTTGTCTTTTTTTACTTATCATAGTAAATCAAGCTTGGCGTCGAAACTTCCAGTTAACAAattgccccccccccccccaaaaaaaTGTCATTTTCGACATACTGAAAAAAAGGGCTTTTTTGAAAGTCTAATTCGACGCCATAAACTCTTCACCTGCTATGATGTCACCGTCATTATGATGTTTTTCCCCAACGTATCTTCAAAGATCCCACGTGAGAATCTTTTCCAATCATGACCTTCCTAGTCAGGGGCGGATCTATAGCCCAGCcagcccgggcacgcgcccgggctcaacccctcctttcgttgtatactcccccacctaatagtcgatttttagacaataccaggggcaaaattaataatttttagacaaagtatagggcaaaattagtaaaaatagggggcaaaatttttagacaaaatcaatggcaaattttttagacaaaatcaagggcaaaattagtagaaacagagtataaaattagtaaaaataaagtgtaaaatttttgcccaggctccctaaaatttctggctccgccactgttcCTAGTTCTACGAGATCATGGGTAGTCGTAACTGCCACCATTTCAATATGAGTTCTCTGATCAACACGTGTCTCACTCATAAAATCATCCATCAATGTGTGATATGGAACCGTCTCCCATTCTCAGCCTATAAATAGTCCTCTCAACACATTTCACCATTTTACCCCGTTTGAACTCTTGCAGATACAAGCttcctctttttcttcatcttcgtcacctcaaaaaacctttttttatttcTAATCTCTCTGCAACAATGTCGAATTCCACCACCATTAGCAAGGATTCCTCAAAGAAGGCTCAGGAAAGTAAGAAATCTTCTAGACTTCCTTTAGCTCACAAAATCCTGGAACCACAAGTGGTTGGCAACCAATAATATCTGCCTGAGTTGTTCTTTGAATAACAATGAAGAATCTATCATTCTCAGGTATTGCTTCCCATCTCTATAACTGGTAAAACATATGCAATGTTATGACCCATATCTGACCCCACCATTGATCTTGAAAAACTCAAGCAATTTTTACCCACATATTATAAATATAAGCCTATAGCCAACACTAGGAAACCTAGGGCTAATGATGAAGTCCATACTGATGAAAAACCCCACCCTGATCAACAAGGCAATCCTTCGTCAGATGAGCCCATTAACTTGAATTTTATGAATAATTGCATTAGGTTTTTTCAATATTTCCCTTTGTTTAGGGATCATATTGATTATTTAGGCTGCTTGGAGAAAGTAGAGAAGAAAAAATCCCAAATGTTGAAAGATATGGGCATTTTCAACTCAATCCAATTGTCGAAAGTATGGCATGCTTATTGCCCATCCATGTTGGTTTCTTCCTTATATTTCTGGGATAGAACTCACAATACATTTCATCTTCCTTGTAGAATGATGACACCAACCTCTTTCAACATAGCTGTCATCGTTGGGCTTAAGCCTATTAACGAAACTTTTGACCCGACCTAAATGGATGAGGACTCAATTGACTTCGACGTCACCAGAACTGCATTCAGTATACACATCGAACATTATCACAACAAGGACTCCGAAGACGTTTCTAATCGAGATCACATCATTTTCTTAGCTTTGTGGATAACACGATACATGTTATGCTCAAAATACCTTCATGTGGCGAAGAAGTTTCTTATTATGGCGAACCAACATCATGTTGGGTACGACCTTTGCCTCAGCGAAATGATTTTGGCTAGCCTCTACGAGTCGTTGGGCGAAGATGTAACTGACCTcaaaaatcccaagaagaaaggAAGCTTATTATTGGTCCTTTTTGGCTGCTTTAGTTGTGGTTAAATGCCACTTTCAAACCATGACctaagatattcatctatcaatgaaCAAAATCTAGACATAGATTTGTAATTTGATATTCACTTGTATCAAGCTCTAAAGATTATTGTGTTGATTGTTAGCATGAGACGTCATCTAGGagttaatatgataatattcaCGATATCGCTTTAGACATAAACGGTATTGAAAGGAAACGTGATGATATTGATCATGAATAAGTTCATATGCTTGATTAatcggatatatatatatatatatatatatatatatatatatatatatatatatatatatatatatatatatatatatgaaatatgttaacaaaatataattttgacaTGCTTTTTAAACTGTAAAACTTCAAACTTTTTACCGTTGTTAACTAAGCTTCATTCAATTGTAACTTTTTTGATTCCAAAACCTTTTTAAATCCTTACTTAAAACATTATTAATTGTAAAATAGCGGTAATATCGTACCAATCCATTTGGAAACGATAAAGCAAATACTTACCTTATCAAAAGTGTTTCAACAGTCTACCTCGCAGATTTGCAGTCTCCTAGAGCATGCAAAACTGTTTCTACCTTATCTGGACAATATTCATAATAAAGTTGACCAACGCTTCTTCTTGACAACCATTCATTAGTAATAAGGCTCTCATGTTTTTCCGTCCAGAATAAATATCTAATTCTTTTTTGaacaatttttttccaaatgagctTCTAAGAATCTATGATGTTCTTCTCATTCTAGATCCCGTTAACCAGTTGATAGGCATTTGCCACACTAAATTTTTTTGCCTTGTTTCGTTTATAGTTGTAGATATCTCCGTTGTTCTCGAGTTTAGGGGAAGTAAAAATATTATGTCATTAAAGATATTGCATGGTACCAAATCCTTAGCATGTTTGTATTTGATTCGCCTCTATCATCAATCAGGTCATAAACTTTTGGTTTTGCTCTTGACCTGCTGAAACTGAACTCTAATATTTCGATTTGATATTTGGCCTTACCCAATAATCAATCCACACATTTAAGTTTTCCCCATTACCAATGTTCCAATGGGTCATATCATCCATTTTAGGTCAGAGTTTCACTATGTTTTTCCAAAGACCACTTTAAAATAGTAGTGTTTTCTATCGTATTTGCCTCGCAGAACCTGACCCCCACATGGAAGTCTTGCCATGTTTGAGCTTCTAACCTAGCTTACAAAGGAAAGCCTTGTTCATGTCAATTAGGTATCTTGGTCCTAGACCCTCGTACTCTTAGGCTTCATAATGTTGTCCCACTTGATGGTGTGAGCATGTCTCTTTTCATCTCAATTCCCTCATACAAAATTCCTTTGGATTTTCTGAATATCTCTTAGAAACTCCTTAGGGAGTGCAGACGTCATCATCGAGTAAGTTGGAATAACTTTAATTAGTGACTTTGCTAAGATTACTCCTTTAGTAAAAAACTAATGTTTTCCTTTCCATGCCACCAACTTAGTTTTGATTTTATCCATCATATCTTGGTAATTTTTTTCTCCAGGCTCCTGCCTGTTAGAGGGATTCCTAGGTAGTTCCCCAAATCATAAGTCTCCTTGAAACCAGATAAAAGAGTTTAATTCTTCTGGACTTGTTCATTTGTATTCTTAGAAAAAAGAATTTTGGTCATCTATTTGTTGATTCTCTGGCCTGACATGTCACAAAATTGATTGAGCACTTTGTTAACACAACACAGTTGGTTCTATGTAGATTCCCCAAAAAGCATGAGGTCGTCAACAAACATTAGATGCGATATCAAGGGCCCTTTCCGCCCAACTTTAAAGTTTTTCAATTTATCCCAGTTAACTACATCAATAATCAAGTGTGATAGTTTGTCCATACACATTACAAAAATATATTGAAAGATCTAGTCCCCTTATCTCAAACCTTTCTTTGTATCAAAGTAATTAtctttagggttaaatatgtgaTGCCCACTACCAATAGGGCGAATTTtgtttccccccccccccccccccttaaaaatattttttgtgattcccCCTTATAAAACACATCTACCTTTTCTAGACACCATGTTGCATTATTTGACTGACTAGGCAGTAGAATCTTTTTAGTTGGCATTGTTTGACTTGTTGACTGGATCAAATTCAATGGCCacgtaataatttaatatttccttaatttttatttaattaaaattgatttatttttttacttttttaaaatattaaatttttttacgtctttttatattaattttattattattttttatgaattattattttaaattaaccaAAATGTTACCATTTCGGCCTAAACCTACTTTTAATAAGTTTTCTTTCCAATTGGCCCATTTGGTCTCACCCATTTTCAATTCAATACATAATATGTGTGTTTGGTATATAAAGAGTGCTATTGTCTCTACACCAATCGATGTGGGACTTCTACACTTCCAAAACCATCTTCTAAAGAGTGTTATTCATTTTCAATGGAGCATGACTGAATTCATGGCATTATCAACATTTTTTTTACTGCTAAACTACCACCACAATGAATCATGAAACAAACTAAAAGCATTACAGATGTACACAAAAATTCCATTGCCCTAGTACCACCATAAATACTCAATTGCACCTCTTGCAAATGTTCGTACATATTCTACAACAGCCTTGCATAAGCGGGATTTCTAGAGTTTGCAAATCAATCCCACTATTACCGTCATGTAGTCGTGAAGAGAGACACATTGGGAAACTTGTGTGGATTATAGTATCTTACATAAATCCAAAGTACATCTCATGGAATAGTTATCATAAAAGTAAAGATTTGATGCTATGCATTCAACTAGTACTTGTTGCTGCCAAATCTAACTTAACTTTAAGACCTTCATCAGTTGTTACTTTCTTTGCCAATGAGATTGCAAGCCATGTTTATGACAAGCTGCAGGATGAGTTTGGGGCATCTAAACTTAACTACTGTGCTTTTGAACACTTTCATATCTCCAACCTGCAACTTATATTTTCCACcaactattcatcatcatcttcaatttacTACACTACCTGCAGTTTGAACCTactgttcatcatcatcttcacctactgttcatcttcatcttcaatttaCTACACTATCATTTGCAGTTTGAACCGACtgttcatcatcatcaccttAGTTTGAAACTAATGCTATTTTTTCTAAGATCCCCGAGCTTTGTATCTACATGCAACTTCAACCACTGATCCATTTTCAATTTTCAGTATTAACTGACGGGCATAAACAAATATGATTTGACTATGAATGTGATTTGATACTAAAGTAGTCAAATCAACTATAAGTTTCTCTACACCAGATCTTAATTGCTCCTGCACAGAATAAGTGTTGTAATTTGCAATCAGTATCAACCATAAACTACTTAAAAAGGAATAAATTAACAATGTCATGTTATCACCTCATATGCTTCTTTAAACTCTGCAATATATGTGTTTAACAACAAGGAATATGTTAACAATGTCATGGATATATGTGTTTAACAACAATACAGTGGCATGTATGTGTGTTgggaaattgttgttgttgaattgaGAGCTGCAACTGGTTTTGCAGGTGaaagagtcccacatcggttgTCATGAAAAAGATTGTAGTGTTTAGATATCAATCTCAATAATAAGctaatgaattaaaaattaaattaataaataggcTTGAATCAAATAAATTGAACTTAGGTCCAAAATcaatttttgataatttaaaataataataattcataaaaaatattaatgaaaattaaaataataattcttcaataaatattaactataaaaatataataatataattaaaaagataaaataaattaaaaatataaaaaaaaccacATGGAACATGAccaagattaaaataaataaaaaatatttaaaaaaaagtcaCGTGGGACGCCACCTATAAATATTCTAATGCACAATCAGTCAATAGTGACAAAAAGGGAGTCTGCAAATGAAATATGCGTATTACGAGGGGGAAATCTCAAAACAAAAAATCTTAAGGGAGCGTAAATCAAAATTCGCTATAATGGCAGAGAATAGAAGTCATTTAACCCTTATCTTTATTACCATTTCATAGCACATTCATTTTAACAATGGTTATTGCCTTCATAATAATTCTAATGAGGTGAAGGGGAATTCCAATCTTTGTCAACACATTATACCCAAAGCTTATCATAAGCTTTTGCTAAGTCcactttaacaaaaaaaaaaataatatattatctttcaaatgattCATTGTATGAAACATTTTTTGAACAACAATAATATTGTCATGTATGCTTCTACCATGAATGAATCATGTTTGATTAGGCCCAGTAATCATGTCATAATTACTCTTAAgtaagggtggcaaaacgggtcgtggcccgTCAGACCggtccgcgcacccgccaaaaaatggtggGTTGGATTTACATTTTAGGCTCGCCGTCCGCCATAGCCCTCACCGCCAAAATCCGCCGCCCGCCATAGCATGCTCTGTCAAagtccgccgctcgccaaaattTGTCGCTCCGTCAAAATCCGCTatattttaagttaattctactaattctaattcttgatggttttattttatacatttatttgtgaatatatgcaatatttttaagtaaaatttgttaaaaaatgcttaataaaaaattgttttaaaaactatgtgaaaaatctaattaaaatgtaaacaaaattattaaattaaataaataataaataaaaaaatagacggGCAAGCCCGCCACCTTGACAGAACGGActagatttttatgcccattttaattTGCGGGCTTACCCGCCCCGCTCTTTTTTTTTGGCGGAAATATGATGAGGCGGAGTGGGCCacccgctttgccacccctactctTAATTAACTTGATCATCACAATATCTTCATATACTATCTTTTATACCAATCAAGTGGATGAAGGCCAATTAGAATTTTAGACCAACTTGCTACAAATGAAGAGACAATTTTATGGACCCCATAAACACGAGAAGATTTCTTATATTGTTCGAGTTAGTTTTCTTCATATTTAAATATTGTAATAAACTTAGTCCCTCATTTTTGTGCAATTACAACAACCAATAGTATGTGAGTGCCTTTTGAAAGAGTATATTGTACAAAATTGTATCAATTGGGTTTGCATATAAGAAATAGATACCTTGTAGTAAGTTCTAAATCTCATCTTACCATTTTGTTATTATACTCTAAATTTGTCCAAAATCACATTTCAATTCCATCAATTTCTATTATATATTCAAATCAGATACAAAAACGACATCCACCACCAAACTTACCACACATCCAAAGTCATCCCCACCAAATCCTATGCGTTGGATCATGACGTTCCCTCGAGATTCCTTCAACAACACTAATAAAGCAAAATCCAATTATAATACTATTTCATTCTCAAACTATGCTATCACACCTGTCACAACCCCATTGGCTCTCAAATTACCATAAAGTTCCATACCACgagattaaaatataaaaacacgcaAACTCAATATCTCGTGATCATATCATATCGCGTCTCGAAATAATCGTCACATGTCCAATCAAGTTGGTCCAGCCAGCCAGCCAGCTTGCTTTTCCACCATCTCACGAAAACATCAAATTCAAAGTACAACACAAATTGACAATAATACCCTCATAGCCCCATcgaaattactttacataccccCAATCCTCCGATGAACCCTCTCCGGTAAGAATCACGATAACatgaacaaacaaacaaaccaaaaccGTTCATAATTTCACGTAatcaatataatttataaattttcaatccaaactaaataaaattacaaGAAAATTTAGAAATTACTAAAAAAAAGATTGAAGGTGCTGTTTCTTTCGATCGGAGCTATCATTTTCGTGTTTTCCGTTGCGATCTCTTCGAGATTTTCTGATTTTTCCGATTAACCGTTAAAATATTCAGATTCAGTTTCAGATTCAGAGCTATTCAGAGCTTAACGATCTTTGCCGCTCTCACAACAGGATTTTCTCTAGCAATACTTTCCCGTCCGGCAGCTTTGTAGTCATATGAACAATCATGACGATCGGAGTAACGATGCTCGGAGCAGAAAAGATCACCGCATCGGCAACGGAATCCGGTAAGACCGACTCGCTTTCTACAACCGGAGCAACGGTTAACGGCGCGTTTCGCTTCGGACGACGTCGTTTGAGGTTGGAGTTCTGAATCGGTGTCGCTAGGATGAGATCGTTTAGGAGAACGTGAAGAGGTGGTAGATCTGGCGGTGGAATTCTCTTCGAAAAATCTAGACGGTTCTGCTATTGCACCGGCGGTTGTTGCGGTTGCGGTTGCTGTTGATGTTGGAGGGTTGATGCATGGTGTGATGGTTTCAGGAACTTTGAGTTCGGTTTCTTCTTTTTTGGTGATTTTGTGAGCCATGATTTTCTTTGTGGCTTGAGGTTGAGGTTAGGCTGAGAGATGATTGTTGAAGAGAGattgggaaaagagaggaaaatgAGGGTGGGATTTTGTAAAGGGTTGGTTATGAGGTTGAGATTGGTAATTGCTCAAATTGAGAATGCAAATTGAATATTATGGACATTATGGAGACGCGTATCATAATGCCTTTTTCTGACCCACTATGGGATTTTACTACTTTGTCCACTTTTTTTAATTGTTCCACACCGCCCTTGCCTACTCTTTTGACGTGGTcctttgtcatttattttattttaatggaaagTAAATTTTGTCATTTTAAATGTGGCAACATAAAATAGTTGTTTCGTAAGGAAAATGAGTAGGATTTAGCTCATCGGTAGAGCAATagttatctttttttttctttttctttttcttttttctttggttTAAGCAATAGTTGTGTTTAAGATGTACTGTATCTTGTTTAGATtgcctataaataaataaaatatcgtTTTAGACAAATTGGAATCTTTTTTCTCCATTAACTCCCTTTTCATTCAAAAATACTTAAATATACCACTttctttaaataatataaaaatgtcCTATTTTAAAACTTTGAAAAAACAATTTACAAGAGTCCTCCAATCTAATTGACTTCtgtttttttatgattaaatatattaatgtatattaaattattttactatttaaattattcataaactaattaaatacagtaattatgaaaaatgataaaataaattatataaccaTTTATATCAttctaataaattaataaaaatataaataatctaAAATTTTTTAAgcttaatattattttactaaaataaatattttattatatatttatgtgATAATGTATTATAATTGGACATTTTGATTACACATCTTGTAGTAAGAAATTTACATTTGAATgggatgtgttgatgtgcataaggtatatccttatgcacggtgtttaaataatcaaatattgtttatattacttaaagtattatatttattattcaaaacAATATACAGAttattcaaaatagtataaatattactcaaaacaatgaatatattactcaaaatagttaaaattcgatattactcataatggtgtaaatattactcagaatagtgtactcattactcacaattaataattactcataattaatagatgtgtgcaaataatgcatatattattcatggattatgatattattactcgtttctaactaaaatgttactcggaacaatttaaatattactcgtacgagacttatgcaccgtgcataaggatataccttatgcacatcaacctgacccCATTTGAATAATCAATAGTTTTACCAACGTATGACAATTTCAAAAAGTACACGTGCCTAAACTAGAATTGCTTCCAATGTTGGGACAATATTTTTGGGTAATAATCGATAAGACAATATAATTTACATTTTCTTTCGAGTTTATTAACAATGTTCATTTCTATTCTAATACAGGTATTGTTTGGACAATCTTTCTTTTTCCTATGCATGTTTTTGTTGTAATAAACTGTATTCCCTGGATAAATAAGCAAGTAATTTTTGTTGGGTATAACCATAGAACTTTTATGGTAGATATTTAATAGGTTTATAACTTTGTAAACGCCTAACAAATGCACTTGGCTGTCTTGGTGATTACTAGAACATGAGAGTCACGCCACATAAGTTGTAGTTTGACCTTAAAATGTATGATTGGTCGTCCCCTCGTTGTGGTTCGTAGTTTCTTAGACACTAAAACAAAAGTTATTTCTGCCAAATTTTGTGATATGATGAATGTTGGTTTTGCAGATTTCTTCTTTCAACTTTGTCATATAATTTTTGTGTAAATTTGGCCAAATTTTGACATTGTACTCCATTGATAACCTCTATTCATAACATTGCTCCAAACCTTTAGTaggtcaacttcatcaacatTGTGATAGGGAGGTTGCAAGTGCCCTTAAAACCTAAGTTTGTTTGGCTCAACAAGGTTATTTTCCATGTGACCCCATCATTGATCTCCGTCATATGCTTATGTTCATTATTTACAGGGATATTGTCAACCCACCTTAATGCATGTGTGTTACCAAATGAATTTCGTTGCGATAGTGAAGGAATGTGCGCTCATTTAATACAtatctattattttcaaaaataataatttaagtgTAAAAATATAAGTGGCAATTATAGCAGTAAGGATAAATAAAGATCATTACCCATATTAACAGCTTTTTCCAGAGTTCTTTGTCTTTGATCTCCAGCGGGAAGTTATGTGCAATGTCTATAATACAGttgttttatttgaaaaatataaatatgGATATAAATGTTGATGTGATGGTGCAGACTGCTCCGATGTAGTTCCGAGTAGGGATGTAAATGGATATCCATAGGGATAGATAGTATGATATTTGTGTCTGTCTCGTTGGACAATTATGATATCCATATTCATCTCATATCCGTGCGGATATCCGCTAAACGGGTAATCCGCGAGTTTCAAGGTATCCACGGATATTTACAGATATCTGTGGATAatactatttttctaaaattat includes these proteins:
- the LOC131616728 gene encoding zinc finger A20 and AN1 domain-containing stress-associated protein 5-like; protein product: MAHKITKKEETELKVPETITPCINPPTSTATATATTAGAIAEPSRFFEENSTARSTTSSRSPKRSHPSDTDSELQPQTTSSEAKRAVNRCSGCRKRVGLTGFRCRCGDLFCSEHRYSDRHDCSYDYKAAGRESIARENPVVRAAKIVKL